Genomic DNA from Candidatus Sphingomonas phytovorans:
CGCCATGCCATGCCGCTACTCCGCAGCCACCGGAAGCGCCGTCGCGCCGCCGAAATCCTCAGGGAAATGATCGAGGGCGCTCAACACCGGATAGGGCGTGAAACCACCCAAAGCGCAGAGCGACCCGAACTTCATCGTGTCGCAGAGATCGCGCAGGAGGGTTATCTGACTCTCCCCCTCTCCCTGTGGAAGAGGGAAGGCGTGGGAAGGGTGAGGGGGACACTCGCTAGTGTCGCGAACCTCGCTCCCCCTCATCCGGCGTTTCGCGCCACCTTCTCCCACAAGGGGAGAAGGAAGGGTGGCGATAATCCGGTCGATCACTTCCACACCACGGGTCGAGCCGATCCGGCAGGGCGTGCATTTGCCGCAACTCTCCGCCGCGCAGAACTCCATCGCGAAGCGTGCCATCCTTGCCATGTCGACACTGTCGTCGAACACCGTGATGCCGGCATGGCCGATGAGCCCGCCAGCCGCGGCGAAGCTTTCATAATCGAACGGCAGGTGGAACATGGACGGGGGAAAATAGGCGCCGAGCGGCCCGCCCACCTGCACCGCGCGTACCGGGCGGCCACTCTCGGTGCCGCCGCCGATCCGCTCGACCAGGTCGCCCAGCGTTACGCCGAAGCCGATCTCGTAGAGCCCGCCATTCTTCACGTTACCGGCGAGTTGCACCGGCATGGTGCCGCGCGACCGGCCGAAGCCGACTGCCGCATAAGCTTCCGCTCCCTCGGCGAGGATGAAGGGCACGGCAGCGAGGCTCAGCACATTGTTGATGACGGTCGGCTTGCCGAACAGGCCGGCAATCGCCGGCAGCGGCGGCTTGGCGCGGACCTGGCCACGCTTGCCCTCGATCGACTCGAGCAGGGCGGTCTCCTCGCCGCAGACATAGGCACCCGCCCCGACCCGGACCTCGAGCGTGAAAGGGGCCACGCGATCGGCCGAGCGTCGGATCGCCTCGCGCATCGTCGCGATCGCGGATGGATATTCGGAACGGATATAGATGTAGCCATAGCCCGCGCCGACGGCATGGGCGGCGATCGCCATGCCTTCGATCAGGCAATAGGGATCGCCCTCCATCAGCATCCGGTCGGCAAAGGTGCCGCTGTCGCCCTCATCGGCGTTGCAGACGATGAACTTCTCCGGTCCCGCGGCATCGAGCACCGTCTGCCATTTGATGCCGGTCGGAAACCCGGCACCGCCCCGGCCGCGCAGGCCGCTGGCCTTTACGATCGCTACGACCTCGCCCGGCTGAAGCGCGCGGGCAGTGTCAAGGCCAGCCCAGCCGCCATGCGCGGCATAATCGTCGAGATCGACAGGATCGATTGCGCCGCACCGGGCAAAGGTGAAACGCTGTTGGGAGGCGAAGAAGGGAAGGTCGGCGATCCGGCCGAGCCGATGAGGATGGGTGGCGTCGAGTACCTTGCCCACATCCTCGGGGTCGACGGGGCCGTAGCCGATCCGGCCTTGGGCGGTCTCGATTTCGACCAGCGGCTCTATCCGGAACAGGCCGTGGCTGCCGGTCCGGACCACCTCGGCGCCAGCATGGACGAATGCCTCGGCTACTTCGTCGGCGCCAAGCGCGACTGAAACTGTATCGCGGCTGATGAAGACGCGGGTCATGCCGTCACCTGTTCGAGCAACCGGTCGAGCTTCGGGCCGTCAAGGCGCGACACGATCTTCCCGTTGATGATCGCATTGGGCCCTGTTGCGCACAGGCCTATGCAATAGACGGCTTCGAGCGCCACCTCTCCATCCGCACGCGTACCGCCCATCGATGTCCCGAGCCGCTCGATCGCTGCCTGCTCGATCGCATTGCCCCCGCGCGCCTGGCAGCTTTCGGCACGGCAGAGCCTGACGATATGGCGCGCGGGCGGACGGCGGCGAAAATCATGGTAGAAGGTAACCACGCCGTGCACGTCGGCGCGGCTGAGGTTCAGCGCTTCGGCGACATGCGGCACCAGGGCATCGTCGATATAGCCGAATTCTTCCTGCAGCCCGTGAAGCAGGGGAAGCAGCGCACCACGCGTGTCCGTTTCCCGGGGCATCAAGCGGCGAATGGCATCGAGGTAGGCGCTTGCCCCCATTGCCTCGTTCGCACCCGATCGGTGGGTCTGTGTTGTCGTGCGCATCACGCTGCGAGATAGCCCTCTTCGTCAATCTCAGGTCAAATCGACTCTCTTCATCGTTGATAGGCAAACTCTATCAACGATGGCGATAGGAGCGGGGCAGTTTGACGGCATGGGCGGCTGCCAGCGCTGCCTGGGCGAGCTGGCTTGAGGGCCGTCGGTCAAGCACGACCAATCCGACCCGGCTTGCCGGGAACGGTTCGGCGAAGGGCAGGATACGCGCCCAGGTCCCGGCTGGAATCAGCGCGGCATAGCCTTCGGGCACCACCGTCGCGAACCCGCCTGCCTCGACCATGGCGAGCAGGGCGACATAGGAATCCGCTGTCGCCCTGGGGTGGGCGGCGAATCCGCGCCCGGCGAGGTTGGTGTCGAAGATCCGGCGGTTCTGCATGCCTTCGTGCAACAGGCACAGGGGCTGTGTGAGGACGTCCGGCCAGTCGACCGCCTTGCGATCGTCGAACCCGCTTCCCGCACGGGCCACGAACATGGCGCGCTCGGTATAGAGGGGTACGGCGATTACCTGCGCGGGAGGTTCATGGTCGAGATAGGTCAGTCCCGCGTCGAGTTCGAACGCCGCAAGCGCCTGCTCGATCTCGCGCGAGGTGAGGGAGCGGACCGACAGGGTCAGTTCCGGATTGGCGGCGCCCAGGGTGCGGGCGAAATGGCCGACCACGGGCATCGCGGCCGGGATTGCGCCGAGCCTGAGCGTACCGCGCAGCGGGCCCCGGGCCGTCTCGGCCGCGTGGGCGAGACCGTCGATCATCGCGATTGCCTGCTGCGCCCAGGGCAGGGCTGCCCGGCCCTCTTCGGTGAGACCGATGAACCGGCGATCACGGTCGATCAGGCGCTTGCCCAGTTGTTCTTCGAGCGCGGCGATGCCGGCGGAGAGAGTGGGCTGGGTGACATTGCAGGCCGTCGCGGCACGGGCGAAATGGCCTTCGCGGGCGAGCGCGACGAAATATTCGAGGAGGCGCAGTTGCATGATTGGCCTCTTCTATCAGTCAGTCGATGAAGATGCACATTCGTGGGAGGAAAGGCTAGCTGGCCGGCCGCTCGGCGCGGGCATCGGTATCGCTCGGCGCCCGAAGCTTCAGCGCCGGTTTTGGTCGCGGGCTCGTTCCCTGTCCGTTGACGAAATCGATGCCGACGCGACTATTTCTTCTGGCGCGTTCCGTCAGCGTGTTCACCTGCTCGACCATGTCGCGCGCGAGTGCCGCCTGCTCGTCATTGCTGAACGGATAGCCGGTCGGCTGAGCGAGTTTCCCCATCGTCTTTGCGCGAATGTCGATCATCTCCTCGATGCTCGGCGCAATATGACCCGCACTGCCCGTCGGGCTTTCTCCGCGCTCCAGATCTGTTGTCCAGCCTGTGGTGAAGCGCGATGCGGTAACCTCCAGCCCTGCCAGGAAGGAACGGAAGCGCACCATTCGGTGGTTGGCCCAGTTGAGTACGAGCTTCTCCTTCGGGCGGAGCGGATCGCGAAGTGTCCCGGGAAGGAAACGCTCGGCGATCACCGCGCCGGCCTTCTCGCCGCGGGTCTGCAGATCGTCGATGGTCGAAGCGCCCATGTCGAAGTTGAAGCCCCCTTCGTTCTTGCGCATTCTGATATGGACGATGCGGTCCCTGTAGCCGGGCACGTCGATCAACTGATTGTCGCCCCATTGACGGGCGGTCGTGACGATCCGTCCGGCGAACTTCAACAGGGCGCCCATGCCGTTCGCTGGCAGGGGCGTGTAGGCGGATACCCGTCCACGATTGCTGCGCAGCATATAGACGAGCTCTTCCGGCGGAGCCTCGGCATCCATCGTAAGACCGTCGGATTGCGGCTCCGTGCCGGTGCTCGTCGGATTCGCGCCGCGCTCATCCGGTTCCAGCTCGTCATCATGATAGAGAAGATTGAGGCAGAAGGTGGGGCGGGTCGGAATAGGCGCATCGAACAGGTGGATCGGGAAATTGGAGGTGATTCCGCCGTCCGCTAGCCAGAGTTCTGACAGGGCCTGCGTGCCGCCGGGCCGATGCCTGATGATGTAGAGGCGAACCGCACGGAACAGGAAAGGGAAGCTCAGCGACATCCGGACCGCGAACAGGATCGGCAGATTTTCCGACGCGGGTAATCTGATCAGATCGGCTGGATCGATGTCGCCCAACGTGACGCCTTCAAGGTCGCTCCTGCGCGCATGCGCGATCATCCAGTCGACGACGATATCCGGAAACAGGCCTTTCAGATCGGAGATGCGCGCGTAAAGCCGGTCTTCGCGCCGCATGAAGGGAAGTTGTACCGACTGGGCACGGGTAATGTCGGAGGCGACCAGCGCCAGTTCGATGTCGCGTTGAAGAAGATCGAGGACCGGGTCCATCGTCTCCATCCGGTCCTTGTTCGCGCCGGCCGCGATCATGGC
This window encodes:
- a CDS encoding LysR family transcriptional regulator, with the translated sequence MQLRLLEYFVALAREGHFARAATACNVTQPTLSAGIAALEEQLGKRLIDRDRRFIGLTEEGRAALPWAQQAIAMIDGLAHAAETARGPLRGTLRLGAIPAAMPVVGHFARTLGAANPELTLSVRSLTSREIEQALAAFELDAGLTYLDHEPPAQVIAVPLYTERAMFVARAGSGFDDRKAVDWPDVLTQPLCLLHEGMQNRRIFDTNLAGRGFAAHPRATADSYVALLAMVEAGGFATVVPEGYAALIPAGTWARILPFAEPFPASRVGLVVLDRRPSSQLAQAALAAAHAVKLPRSYRHR
- a CDS encoding NADH-ubiquinone oxidoreductase-F iron-sulfur binding region domain-containing protein; this translates as MTRVFISRDTVSVALGADEVAEAFVHAGAEVVRTGSHGLFRIEPLVEIETAQGRIGYGPVDPEDVGKVLDATHPHRLGRIADLPFFASQQRFTFARCGAIDPVDLDDYAAHGGWAGLDTARALQPGEVVAIVKASGLRGRGGAGFPTGIKWQTVLDAAGPEKFIVCNADEGDSGTFADRMLMEGDPYCLIEGMAIAAHAVGAGYGYIYIRSEYPSAIATMREAIRRSADRVAPFTLEVRVGAGAYVCGEETALLESIEGKRGQVRAKPPLPAIAGLFGKPTVINNVLSLAAVPFILAEGAEAYAAVGFGRSRGTMPVQLAGNVKNGGLYEIGFGVTLGDLVERIGGGTESGRPVRAVQVGGPLGAYFPPSMFHLPFDYESFAAAGGLIGHAGITVFDDSVDMARMARFAMEFCAAESCGKCTPCRIGSTRGVEVIDRIIATLPSPLVGEGGAKRRMRGSEVRDTSECPPHPSHAFPLPQGEGESQITLLRDLCDTMKFGSLCALGGFTPYPVLSALDHFPEDFGGATALPVAAE
- a CDS encoding formate dehydrogenase subunit gamma codes for the protein MGASAYLDAIRRLMPRETDTRGALLPLLHGLQEEFGYIDDALVPHVAEALNLSRADVHGVVTFYHDFRRRPPARHIVRLCRAESCQARGGNAIEQAAIERLGTSMGGTRADGEVALEAVYCIGLCATGPNAIINGKIVSRLDGPKLDRLLEQVTA
- a CDS encoding patatin-like phospholipase family protein encodes the protein MQPSHECDLVLKGGVTSGIVYPAAIARIAKDYRFRAVGGTSAGAIGAAAAAAMEFGRRSARNPGAPAMLAALSEELAEDHDGSPLLQRLFEPEPDNEPLFTLLMELAAIKRTRGVAAAALHILLPPLGMAILVAFILVAGLFVLSAHPTGIATGIALVLLFLFTTLVMLVAFLIFDWAPVVSNGLKAAGTHGFGFCSGKAQHCTASGKSLPSLSGWLHDKFQTLAGLDDGSPLCFGDLWIAEHRTAGRDRAEAMIAAGANKDRMETMDPVLDLLQRDIELALVASDITRAQSVQLPFMRREDRLYARISDLKGLFPDIVVDWMIAHARRSDLEGVTLGDIDPADLIRLPASENLPILFAVRMSLSFPFLFRAVRLYIIRHRPGGTQALSELWLADGGITSNFPIHLFDAPIPTRPTFCLNLLYHDDELEPDERGANPTSTGTEPQSDGLTMDAEAPPEELVYMLRSNRGRVSAYTPLPANGMGALLKFAGRIVTTARQWGDNQLIDVPGYRDRIVHIRMRKNEGGFNFDMGASTIDDLQTRGEKAGAVIAERFLPGTLRDPLRPKEKLVLNWANHRMVRFRSFLAGLEVTASRFTTGWTTDLERGESPTGSAGHIAPSIEEMIDIRAKTMGKLAQPTGYPFSNDEQAALARDMVEQVNTLTERARRNSRVGIDFVNGQGTSPRPKPALKLRAPSDTDARAERPAS